The DNA segment TGCGTCCGGCCGAGTACTCGCGCAGGAAATCGGCGAAGACGCGGTCCTTGTACTCGGCGGCGAAGTTGACCGCCTCGACGTCGACGCCGATCAGGTCGGCCACCGACACCACGTCCAGCCAGTCCTGGCGCGTGGAACAATACTCGCTGTCGTCATCGTCTTCCCAGTTCTTCATGAACAGGCCGATGACCTCGTAGCCCTGCTGCTTGAGCAGCCATGCGGTGACCGACGAATCGACTCCGCCCGACATGCCGACCACGACGCGCTTTCCGTTCCCCTGGCTGCTCACAACCTGACTCCCACGGACAACACCGACGGGTGCGTGTACAGCGCGTCCAGCGCGAAACGCTTGCCGGCCAGGTAATCGTCGACGCAGGCCATCACCAGCGGCGAGCGGTGGCGTTCCGGGCACGCGCGGATCTCGTCGGCGCCCATCCAGACGGTGCGCACGATGCCGGTGTCGAGCTGGCGGCCCGCGTCGAGCGAGCCCAGGTCGCCGGTAAAGGCAAAGCGCACGTATGTGACATCCGTACCGGTGCGCGAAGACAGCGAGCGGCCCATGTAGCAGCCCAGCAACGCGCGCGGCTCGAAGGTGTGCGCGGTTTCTTCCAGGGTTTCGCGGATGACGGCGCGGATCAGGCTCTCGCCCGGGTCCAGGTGGCCGGCGGGCTGGTTCAGCCGCAGCCCTTCCGCGGTTTCCTCTTCGACCAGCAGGAAGCGTCCGCCGCGCTCGATCACGGCGGCAACGGTCACACTGGCATTCCAATCACGTGACATGATGCTCAATTTTTAGGCAATCCCGCATTCTACCGGTTGCCGGCGCATCGCGCAGCGGCATGCGCTTGCCGGTCGCCGGAGCGCCAACTGTTCGGAACTGTCCGGAAATTCTGTTGCCGCACCGCATCAATAACCGACCGACCGGTCACACCATTGCGCGTCAGATTCCTGTAAGCTGCGAAAAAATTGTGCGCTGCGGCCAAGCCGGTCACGGCGAGCAACGGACCAGACGTCGGTCCGCCCAACCAGATTACGACGCCAGCTAAAGGAGAAATCGACGATGTACATCGGCATCCCGCAGGAGACGCGGGCAGGCGAGACTCGCGTCGCCGCCACCCCCGAGACGATCAAGAAGTACGTCGCCCAGGGCCACAAGGTGGTCGTCCAGGCCGGCGCCGGCGTTCGCGCCAGCCAGCCCGACGGCGCATACGAGGCGGTCGGCGCCACCATTGGCACTGCCGCCGAAGCGCTGGGCGCACAGATGGTACTCAAGGTGCGCGCCCCGGACGACGCGGAACTGGCACAGATGAAGCCGGGGTCCGTGCTGGTGGGCATGCTCAACCCCTTCGATGCCGAGAACAACGCGCGCATGGCGGCGGCCAACGTGACCGCCTTCGCGCTCGAGGCCGCGCCGCGCACCACGCGCGCGCAGAGCATGGACGTGCTCTCGTCGCAGGCCAATATCGCCGGCTACAAGGCCGTGCTGGTGGCCGCGCACCACTACCAGCGCTTCATGCCGATGCTGATGACCGCCGCCGGCACCGTCAAGGCCGCGCGCGTGCTGATCCTCGGCGCCGGCGTGGCCGGCCTGCAGGCGATCGCCACCGCCAAGCGCCTGGGCGCGGTGATCGAAGCGTCCGACGTGCGCCCCGCGGTCAAGGAACAGATCGAATCGCTCGGCGGCAAGTTCCTCGACGTGCCGTTCCTGACCGACGAAGAGCGCGAGATCGCGCAAGGCGTGGGCGGCTATGCGCGCCCGATGCCGCCGGACTGGATGAAGCGCCAGGCCGAGCTGGTGCACCAGCGCGCGATCCAGGCCGACATCGTCATCACCACCGCGCTGATCCCGGGCCGCAAGGCCCCGGTGCTGCTGCAGGAAGCGACCGTGCAGCAGATGAAGCCGGGCTCGGTGGTGGTCGACCTGGCCGCCGCGCAGGGCGGCAACTGCCCGCTGACGGTGGCCGACGAAGTGGTCGAGCGCCACGGGGTCATCCTCATCGGCCATACCAACCTGGCCAGCATGGTGGCGGCCGACGCCTCGGCGCTCTACGCCCGCAACGTGCTGGATTTCCTCAAGCTGGTCGTCGACAAGGATGGCCAGTTCACGCTCAACCTTGAAGACGACATCGTCGCCGCCTGCCTGATGTGCCGTGACGGCCAGGTCGTGCGCGAGGCGGCGTAATACCCGGGGCGCCCCGCGCGCCCGGTAGCTTTCGTCTCCCGCACGCGGGAGAGGGAGCACGCAATTGGTCATTCAGAGCCACTGGCCATTTGGTGCGCCGTAGTCAGCAATAAGAATCCAGTAGAAAACACGCTGCATCCCGGTTTCAAAGCAACGGAGGAGAAGTCGATGGAGATGGTGAACCACACGGTGATCAATTTGATCATCTTCGTGCTGGCGATCTACGTGGGCTACCACGTGGTCTGGACGGTCACGCCGGCCCTGCATACGCCCCTGATGGCGGTAACCAACGCGATCTCGGCCATCATCATCGTTGGCGCGATGCTCGCCGCGGGCCTGACCGAAGGCGCCACGGGCCGCATCATGGGCACGCTGGCGGTGGCATTGGCCGCGGTCAACGTGTTCGGCGGTTTCCTGGTCACCCAGCGCATGCTGGAGATGTTCAAGAAGAAAGAGCCGAAGGCCAAGGCGCCCGAAGCCAAGCAGGCACTGGCCAGGGAGGGCGCGTAATGGCAGCCGGCCTCGTCAGCATGAACCTCGTCACCCTGCTCTACCTGGTGGCTTCGGTCTGTTTCATCCAGGCGCTCAAGGGCCTGTCGCACCCGGCCTCGGCGCGCAAGGGCAATGCCTTCGGCATGATCGGCATGGCGATCGCGGTGGTCACCACGCTGGCCCTGATCATCAAGCTCAAGAATGAATTCCTGGCGGCCGGCACGGCGCAGTCGTCGGTGGGCTCCGGCCTGGCGCTGATCTTCGGCGCGCTGGTGGTGGGCGGCGGCATCGGCGCCTACGTGGCGCGCAAGGTGCAGATGACCAAGATGCCCGAGCTGGTCGCGGCAATGCACTCGCTGATCGGTCTTGCGGCGGTGTTCATCGCCGTGGCCGCGGTGGCCGAGCCGGCCGCGTTCGGCATCACGCCGGCGGGCTCGCACCTGATCCCGCTGGGCAACCGGATCGAGCTGTTCATCGGCTGCTTCGTCGGTGCCATCACCTTCTCCGGTTCGGTGATCGCCTTCGGCAAGCTGGCCGGGCGCTACAAGTTCCGCCTGTTCCAGGGCGCGCCGGTGGTGTTTGCCGGCCAGCACTGGCTGAACCTGCTGCTGGCGGTGGCGATGTTGGGCTTCGGCGTGATCTTCTTCATGTCGCAGGACTGGCTGCCGTTCCTGATCATGCTGGCCATTGCCTTCGTGCTGGGCGTGCTGATCATCATCCCGATCGGCGGTGCCGACATGCCGGTGGTGGTGTCGATGCTGAACTCGTACTC comes from the Cupriavidus sp. P-10 genome and includes:
- a CDS encoding NUDIX hydrolase; this encodes MSRDWNASVTVAAVIERGGRFLLVEEETAEGLRLNQPAGHLDPGESLIRAVIRETLEETAHTFEPRALLGCYMGRSLSSRTGTDVTYVRFAFTGDLGSLDAGRQLDTGIVRTVWMGADEIRACPERHRSPLVMACVDDYLAGKRFALDALYTHPSVLSVGVRL
- a CDS encoding NAD(P)(+) transhydrogenase (Re/Si-specific) subunit beta; translation: MAAGLVSMNLVTLLYLVASVCFIQALKGLSHPASARKGNAFGMIGMAIAVVTTLALIIKLKNEFLAAGTAQSSVGSGLALIFGALVVGGGIGAYVARKVQMTKMPELVAAMHSLIGLAAVFIAVAAVAEPAAFGITPAGSHLIPLGNRIELFIGCFVGAITFSGSVIAFGKLAGRYKFRLFQGAPVVFAGQHWLNLLLAVAMLGFGVIFFMSQDWLPFLIMLAIAFVLGVLIIIPIGGADMPVVVSMLNSYSGWAAAGIGFSLNNPMLIIAGSLVGSSGAILSYIMCKAMNRSFFNVILGGFGGATAAAAAGDQQQRPVKSGSADDAAFLMGNAETVIIVPGYGLAVARAQHALKELTEKLAEKGVTVKYAIHPVAGRMPGHMNVLLAEAEVPYDQVFEMEDINSEFGQADVVLVLGANDVVNPAAKTDPQSPIAGMPILEAYKAKTIIVNKRSMAAGYAGLDNELFYMDKTMMVFGDAKKVVEDMFKAVD
- a CDS encoding NAD(P) transhydrogenase subunit alpha, with the translated sequence MEMVNHTVINLIIFVLAIYVGYHVVWTVTPALHTPLMAVTNAISAIIIVGAMLAAGLTEGATGRIMGTLAVALAAVNVFGGFLVTQRMLEMFKKKEPKAKAPEAKQALAREGA
- a CDS encoding Re/Si-specific NAD(P)(+) transhydrogenase subunit alpha, which gives rise to MYIGIPQETRAGETRVAATPETIKKYVAQGHKVVVQAGAGVRASQPDGAYEAVGATIGTAAEALGAQMVLKVRAPDDAELAQMKPGSVLVGMLNPFDAENNARMAAANVTAFALEAAPRTTRAQSMDVLSSQANIAGYKAVLVAAHHYQRFMPMLMTAAGTVKAARVLILGAGVAGLQAIATAKRLGAVIEASDVRPAVKEQIESLGGKFLDVPFLTDEEREIAQGVGGYARPMPPDWMKRQAELVHQRAIQADIVITTALIPGRKAPVLLQEATVQQMKPGSVVVDLAAAQGGNCPLTVADEVVERHGVILIGHTNLASMVAADASALYARNVLDFLKLVVDKDGQFTLNLEDDIVAACLMCRDGQVVREAA